A single Nostoc sp. PCC 7107 DNA region contains:
- the atpH gene encoding ATP synthase F1 subunit delta, whose protein sequence is MKSNIETAEIAQPYAQALMSVAKSQNLTEDFGNDARSLLDLLQNSQQLRNFIDNPFVASDSKKAVITQVLGEGGNPYLRNFLLLLVDKRRIFFLDQILKQYLALLRQLNQTVLAEVSSAIPLSSEQEEAIKQKVIAITNARQVELETKVDSELIGGVIIKVGSQVIDASLRGQLRRLSLSLTSG, encoded by the coding sequence ATGAAAAGTAATATCGAAACAGCTGAAATCGCCCAGCCCTATGCACAGGCGTTGATGTCAGTAGCAAAGTCACAAAATCTGACAGAAGATTTCGGTAACGATGCTCGTTCCTTACTAGATTTGTTGCAAAATTCTCAACAATTGCGGAACTTTATTGACAATCCCTTTGTTGCCTCTGACAGCAAAAAAGCGGTAATCACTCAAGTCTTGGGTGAAGGTGGTAATCCTTACTTACGCAACTTTTTGCTACTTCTAGTAGACAAACGACGCATTTTCTTCTTAGACCAGATTTTAAAGCAGTATCTGGCATTGCTGCGACAGCTGAATCAAACTGTGTTAGCGGAAGTAAGCTCGGCTATTCCTCTTTCATCAGAACAAGAAGAAGCGATTAAACAGAAAGTCATTGCCATCACCAATGCTCGTCAAGTAGAACTAGAAACTAAAGTAGATAGTGAATTGATTGGCGGTGTGATTATCAAAGTAGGCTCACAGGTAATCGACGCTAGCTTACGTGGTCAACTACGACGCTTGTCTTTGAGCTTAACTAGTGGCTAG
- the atpA gene encoding F0F1 ATP synthase subunit alpha has product MSISIRPDEISSIIQQQIEQYDQEVKVANVGTVLQVGDGIARIYGLEKAMAGELLEFEDGTIGIAQNLEEDNVGAVLMGTGNNIQEGSSVRATGKIAQIGVGEALVGRVVDALGRAIDGKGDIKSTESRLIESPAPGIIARRSVHEPMQTGITAIDSMIPIGRGQRELIIGDRQTGKTAIAIDTIINQKGEDVVCVYVAIGQKASTVANVVQTLQEKGAMDYTVVVAASASEPATLQYLAPYTGATIAEYFMYKGKATLVIYDDLSKQAQAYRQMSLLLRRPPGREAYPGDVFYIHSRLLERAAKLSDELGKGSMTALPIIETQAGDVSAYIPTNVISITDGQIFLSSDLFNAGVRPAVNPGISVSRVGSAAQTKAMKKVAGKIKLELAQFDDLQAFAQFASDLDKATQDQLARGQRLRELLKQSQNEPLSVAEQVAILYAGINGYLDDIAVDKVTTFTKGFREYLKTGKSPYYQAVQSKKVLADDEEAALKAALDDYKKTFKATA; this is encoded by the coding sequence ATGAGCATATCAATTAGACCTGACGAAATTAGCAGCATTATTCAACAGCAAATTGAGCAATACGACCAAGAAGTCAAAGTTGCTAACGTTGGTACCGTTCTGCAAGTAGGTGACGGTATTGCCCGGATTTATGGCCTAGAAAAGGCTATGGCTGGGGAACTTTTGGAATTTGAAGATGGCACCATTGGTATCGCCCAAAACTTGGAAGAAGACAATGTGGGTGCAGTACTTATGGGTACAGGTAATAATATCCAAGAAGGTAGCTCTGTCAGAGCTACTGGTAAAATTGCCCAAATTGGTGTCGGCGAAGCCCTAGTTGGACGGGTTGTTGATGCTTTGGGTCGTGCAATCGACGGAAAAGGCGACATCAAATCAACAGAAAGCCGTTTGATTGAATCTCCTGCACCCGGTATTATTGCGCGGCGTTCGGTACACGAACCCATGCAAACCGGGATTACCGCTATCGATTCTATGATTCCCATTGGTCGTGGTCAGCGGGAATTGATCATTGGAGACCGCCAAACTGGGAAAACTGCGATCGCTATTGACACCATCATTAACCAAAAAGGTGAAGATGTCGTCTGCGTTTACGTAGCCATTGGTCAAAAAGCTTCCACCGTAGCTAACGTAGTTCAAACCCTACAAGAAAAAGGCGCAATGGACTACACCGTAGTTGTTGCGGCTAGTGCCAGTGAACCTGCCACATTACAATATCTAGCTCCCTACACCGGTGCGACTATTGCTGAGTACTTCATGTACAAAGGCAAAGCCACACTGGTAATTTACGACGACTTGTCCAAGCAAGCACAAGCTTATCGCCAAATGTCCTTGCTGCTACGTCGTCCACCAGGACGGGAAGCTTACCCTGGAGACGTATTCTACATTCACTCCCGCTTGCTGGAAAGAGCCGCTAAACTCAGCGATGAGTTAGGTAAAGGCAGTATGACTGCTCTACCAATCATCGAAACTCAAGCAGGTGACGTATCCGCTTACATCCCCACAAACGTAATTTCCATCACCGACGGTCAGATATTCTTATCTTCTGACTTGTTCAACGCTGGTGTTCGTCCCGCTGTAAACCCCGGTATCTCAGTATCCCGTGTAGGTTCTGCGGCACAAACCAAAGCAATGAAAAAAGTTGCTGGTAAGATTAAACTCGAACTCGCGCAGTTTGACGACCTCCAAGCCTTCGCGCAATTTGCTTCCGACTTAGATAAAGCTACCCAAGACCAATTAGCCCGCGGTCAACGCTTGCGGGAATTGTTGAAGCAATCCCAAAACGAACCCCTGTCTGTAGCTGAACAAGTAGCAATTCTTTACGCTGGAATTAACGGTTACTTAGATGATATCGCTGTAGATAAAGTAACCACATTCACCAAAGGTTTCCGTGAATACCTGAAAACAGGTAAGTCTCCTTATTACCAAGCAGTACAAAGCAAGAAAGTACTTGCTGATGATGAAGAAGCCGCATTGAAGGCTGCTTTAGACGACTACAAAAAGACCTTCAAAGCAACAGCGTAA
- a CDS encoding F0F1 ATP synthase subunit gamma, with product MPNLKSIRDRIQSVKNTKKITEAMRLVAAARVRRAQEQVLATRPFADRLAQVLYGLQTRLRFEEANLPLLKKREVKSVGLLVISGDRGLCGGYNTNVIRRAENRAKELKAEGIDYTFVLVGRKATQYFQRREQPIDATYSGLEQIPTADEANKIAEELLSLFLSEKVDRIELIYTRFVSLVSSRPVVQTLLPLDTQGLEAADDEIFRLTTRGGQFEVERQKVTAQVQPLASDMIFEQDPVQILDSLLPLYLSNQLLRALQESAASELAARMTAMSNASDNAGELIKSLSLSYNKARQAAITQELLEVVGGAEALT from the coding sequence ATGCCTAACCTCAAATCAATACGCGATCGCATTCAGTCGGTCAAAAACACCAAAAAAATCACAGAAGCCATGCGGCTAGTCGCAGCGGCGAGAGTACGTCGGGCGCAAGAACAAGTACTGGCTACTCGCCCCTTTGCTGACAGACTGGCCCAAGTTCTATATGGTTTACAAACCCGTCTGCGGTTTGAAGAAGCCAACCTACCTCTACTGAAAAAACGCGAAGTTAAATCAGTTGGTTTGTTAGTCATTTCTGGTGACAGAGGTTTGTGCGGTGGTTACAACACAAACGTCATCCGTCGTGCTGAAAACCGTGCCAAAGAACTTAAGGCAGAAGGTATCGACTACACATTTGTACTAGTTGGTCGTAAAGCTACTCAATACTTCCAACGTCGTGAACAGCCTATTGATGCTACCTACAGCGGTTTAGAGCAAATCCCTACCGCCGACGAAGCAAATAAAATTGCTGAAGAGTTGCTGTCTTTATTCCTCTCGGAAAAAGTAGACCGCATCGAATTAATCTACACTCGTTTCGTCTCCTTGGTCAGTTCTCGTCCTGTAGTTCAAACTTTGCTACCTCTTGATACCCAAGGTTTAGAAGCAGCAGACGACGAAATCTTCCGGTTGACAACTCGTGGTGGTCAATTTGAAGTTGAACGGCAAAAAGTAACGGCTCAAGTCCAACCTTTAGCCAGCGACATGATTTTTGAGCAAGACCCAGTACAAATTCTGGATTCCTTGCTACCCCTGTATTTGAGTAATCAATTACTACGGGCATTACAAGAATCTGCTGCTAGTGAACTAGCAGCGCGGATGACAGCTATGAGTAACGCCAGTGATAATGCTGGTGAATTGATTAAAAGTCTATCGCTGTCTTACAACAAAGCCCGACAGGCCGCTATTACTCAGGAACTCCTAGAAGTTGTCGGCGGTGCGGAAGCACTGACTTAG
- a CDS encoding IS630 family transposase: protein MQLIAQYSAIILPQYENIRYFVQDESRFGLKTIEGRKITLPGVKPIGDWQWQFKAFWLYGAVEPLTGESLFWQFSHVDTECYQQFLNEFAACYPKSLNILQVDNGLFHQAKRLQIPENIVLLFQPAHSPELNPIERVWEYLKQDLKWELFDNRRASANQGCSTPSSPHSSNCCFFDWL from the coding sequence TTGCAATTAATTGCTCAATACAGTGCCATTATCTTGCCTCAGTACGAAAATATTCGTTATTTTGTACAAGATGAGAGTCGATTTGGACTCAAAACCATTGAAGGACGTAAAATTACTCTTCCCGGAGTTAAGCCTATTGGTGATTGGCAGTGGCAATTTAAAGCGTTCTGGCTATATGGAGCAGTTGAACCACTTACTGGGGAAAGTTTATTTTGGCAGTTTTCTCATGTTGATACCGAATGCTACCAACAATTTTTGAACGAGTTCGCTGCCTGTTATCCCAAATCACTTAACATTCTCCAAGTTGATAACGGCTTATTTCATCAAGCTAAACGTTTACAAATTCCAGAGAATATTGTTCTTTTGTTCCAGCCTGCTCATTCTCCTGAACTCAATCCCATAGAGCGCGTTTGGGAATATCTCAAGCAAGACTTGAAATGGGAGCTATTTGATAACAGGCGAGCATCTGCAAACCAAGGTTGCTCAACTCCTAGCTCTCCTCACTCCTCAAATTGCTGCTTCTTTGACTGGTTATGA
- a CDS encoding helix-turn-helix domain-containing protein, with protein MVGVTQIEIEESVEELEKLLKHQKQSRSKERIQALYLIKGQEMSVSEIAKILGKHRATVHRWLADYREGGIEAVVEFGTSSGRKRAIPDWAVSSLKKQLEQPEGGFQRYTQIQHWLEKTLGVQAEYATVHHLARYRLKAKLKVPRPRNRKQDEEKLESFKKNSVMTCN; from the coding sequence ATGGTAGGGGTAACACAAATCGAGATAGAAGAAAGTGTCGAGGAACTAGAGAAGTTGCTCAAACATCAAAAACAGTCTCGGAGCAAAGAACGTATACAAGCCCTATATCTGATTAAAGGGCAAGAAATGAGTGTAAGTGAGATTGCTAAAATCTTGGGAAAACATCGAGCTACAGTACATCGATGGTTGGCAGATTATCGAGAAGGAGGAATTGAGGCGGTTGTTGAATTTGGAACGAGTTCAGGTCGAAAAAGAGCAATACCAGATTGGGCTGTATCGAGTTTGAAAAAACAACTCGAACAACCAGAAGGTGGGTTTCAACGGTACACACAAATACAACATTGGTTAGAAAAAACCTTGGGTGTGCAAGCTGAGTACGCAACTGTACATCATCTGGCACGTTACAGGCTCAAAGCCAAGCTGAAAGTCCCACGTCCGCGTAACCGAAAACAGGACGAAGAAAAACTAGAGTCTTTTAAAAAAAACTCGGTGATGACTTGCAATTAA
- a CDS encoding DUF1778 domain-containing protein translates to MSHSPESRTERIDIRTSSSVKKLLQQAATASHKNVSEFLLEHGLIAAQNALTNRKIFALDDEQWQAFQNALDSPTTDKPRLRRLLTEPSVFE, encoded by the coding sequence ATGAGTCACTCACCAGAATCTAGAACTGAACGAATAGACATTCGTACAAGTTCTAGCGTCAAAAAACTATTGCAACAAGCTGCGACTGCAAGTCATAAAAATGTAAGTGAGTTTTTATTAGAACACGGTTTAATTGCTGCTCAAAATGCTTTAACAAATCGTAAAATCTTTGCGCTAGATGATGAACAATGGCAAGCTTTTCAAAATGCCCTCGATTCTCCCACAACAGACAAACCCCGTTTGCGTCGTCTATTAACTGAGCCAAGTGTATTTGAGTAA
- a CDS encoding GNAT family N-acetyltransferase, translated as MNNLYIEKLSADHNIQDFDCGKPALNYFLINYALQNQQSDSSKTYVACIDNNVIGYYTLTVASVIHQDAPPRIIKGLPKYPVPVALLARLAVSKNFQGKRIGSGLLKDCLKRVNAAADILGIRALLVHAKDEQAQVWYENFNFEPSPTDPLHLFLMLKDIRNMLK; from the coding sequence TTGAATAATCTATATATTGAGAAGTTATCAGCCGACCATAATATTCAAGACTTTGATTGTGGAAAACCTGCCTTAAATTATTTTTTAATCAATTACGCTTTACAAAATCAACAATCCGATAGTTCAAAAACTTATGTAGCCTGTATCGATAATAATGTTATTGGTTACTATACTCTCACTGTAGCTTCTGTTATTCATCAAGATGCACCACCTCGAATTATTAAGGGCTTACCAAAATATCCTGTACCGGTGGCTCTTTTAGCACGTCTAGCAGTCAGTAAAAATTTTCAAGGTAAGAGAATAGGCAGTGGTTTATTAAAAGACTGTCTCAAACGTGTTAATGCAGCCGCAGATATCTTAGGCATTCGAGCTTTGTTAGTTCATGCTAAAGATGAGCAAGCACAAGTATGGTATGAAAATTTTAATTTTGAGCCTAGTCCCACTGATCCTTTACATCTATTTCTAATGCTGAAAGATATTCGGAATATGCTGAAATAA
- a CDS encoding carbon-nitrogen hydrolase family protein gives MKSYLAAAIQMTSVPDLYKNLAQAEELIELAVRRGAELIGLPENFSFMGEEKDKLAQVETITCETEQFLKKMAQRFQVTILGGSFPVLVEDTGKVYNTSTLIDLSGLEIARYQKVHLFDVNVPDGNTYRESSTVVAGTQLPSVYFSEELGGIGLSVCYDVRFPELYRHLSNKGADVMFIPAAFTAFTGKDHWQVLLQARAIENTCYVIAPAQTGTNYARRQTHGHAVIIDPWGVILADAGEKPGIAIAEINPSRLEQVRRQMPSLQHRVFG, from the coding sequence ATGAAATCTTATTTAGCCGCCGCTATTCAAATGACAAGCGTGCCTGATTTATATAAGAATTTGGCACAAGCAGAAGAATTAATTGAGCTTGCTGTGCGTCGAGGTGCTGAATTAATCGGACTACCAGAAAACTTTTCTTTTATGGGAGAGGAAAAAGATAAACTCGCCCAAGTAGAAACTATCACCTGCGAAACAGAGCAATTCCTCAAAAAAATGGCTCAACGCTTCCAAGTAACGATTTTAGGCGGCAGCTTTCCAGTTTTAGTAGAAGATACAGGCAAAGTTTATAATACTTCCACACTGATTGATCTGAGTGGTCTAGAAATTGCCCGTTACCAAAAAGTACATTTATTTGATGTAAATGTTCCCGACGGGAATACTTATCGTGAATCTAGCACTGTCGTAGCTGGTACACAATTGCCATCAGTATATTTTTCCGAAGAACTGGGCGGTATTGGTCTTTCTGTTTGTTATGATGTGCGCTTTCCAGAATTATATCGGCATCTATCAAATAAAGGAGCCGATGTGATGTTTATTCCCGCTGCTTTTACCGCTTTCACTGGCAAAGACCATTGGCAGGTATTATTACAAGCAAGAGCAATTGAAAATACTTGTTATGTGATTGCACCTGCTCAAACTGGCACAAACTACGCCCGTCGCCAAACCCACGGACACGCTGTGATTATTGATCCTTGGGGTGTCATTTTAGCTGATGCTGGTGAAAAACCCGGAATTGCGATCGCAGAAATTAACCCCTCTCGTCTAGAACAAGTTCGTCGTCAAATGCCCTCTTTACAACACCGAGTATTTGGCTAA
- a CDS encoding transposase yields the protein MPYSSSLTDEEWEILEPLLPTILPAKKQTRPSNWTKRELLDGIFYQLKNGCNWENLPQDLPPYSTVYWHYKQWRAQGVIEELMRVLHGQVREQVKKSQVDDVDNYRLSSGEKYL from the coding sequence ATGCCGTACTCTAGCAGCCTAACAGATGAAGAATGGGAAATTCTAGAACCCCTACTGCCGACTATATTGCCTGCGAAGAAACAGACTAGACCCTCGAACTGGACAAAAAGAGAACTCTTAGATGGCATCTTCTATCAACTAAAGAATGGCTGCAATTGGGAAAACTTACCCCAGGACTTGCCCCCTTACTCAACTGTATACTGGCATTACAAGCAGTGGCGGGCCCAAGGAGTGATAGAAGAACTAATGAGAGTTTTACATGGACAAGTGCGTGAACAGGTAAAAAAAAGCCAAGTGGACGACGTTGATAATTATCGACTCTCAAGCGGTGAAAAATACCTGTAA
- a CDS encoding transposase, with product MIIIDSQAVKNTCNARITSKGYCFYKSTNGIKRHLAVDTLGFPFFTHCTKANVSDDMGLIEMLTKNIDYFQSKPVNIPKITILLDHGYHPEYLREELEKVYPQIMTKIRFELSAKPSKQEKKELGISGFVPVAARWVIERSNAWMERCKIFVKDFERTLVNATAKVNLCFIRLMLKRLAASS from the coding sequence TTGATAATTATCGACTCTCAAGCGGTGAAAAATACCTGTAATGCTCGCATTACATCGAAAGGATATTGTTTCTACAAATCGACGAATGGCATTAAAAGACATCTAGCGGTTGATACCCTGGGTTTTCCCTTCTTTACTCACTGCACCAAAGCAAATGTGTCTGACGATATGGGTTTGATTGAGATGTTGACTAAAAACATCGATTATTTCCAATCGAAACCCGTCAATATTCCCAAAATCACCATTCTGCTAGACCACGGTTATCATCCTGAGTATTTGAGGGAGGAGCTAGAAAAAGTTTATCCCCAAATAATGACGAAAATCAGGTTTGAACTTTCGGCAAAACCATCAAAACAAGAAAAGAAAGAACTAGGGATATCTGGGTTTGTTCCGGTGGCTGCGAGGTGGGTAATTGAACGCTCAAATGCCTGGATGGAGAGATGCAAAATTTTTGTCAAGGACTTTGAGAGAACTCTAGTTAATGCAACTGCCAAGGTTAATCTTTGTTTTATTCGGTTGATGCTTAAGAGGCTTGCAGCCTCTTCTTAG